From Desulfovibrio desulfuricans:
AACAAGGTCATTTAGCATTAGCCGTCCGCACGGGCGGCAACACAAATAACGGCAAGGCGGCCTGCGCAAGCGGGCCGCTTTCTGCCCGCGCGGCGGGCATTTATTGTTTCCCCGCCCCGCGCCGCCGCGCCACGGGCACGCAACCAGGAGCGCCCATGTCCTCTGACGCCAGCCGTGAACTTCTCGACAGCCTGCCCGAACTGAAACCTGACGAAACCTTCTGCTTCGACTGCAACCCCGATGTCCCCTGTTTCAACCGTTGCTGCGCTGAGCTCACCCTGCCCCTCACCCCATATGACGTGTTGCGCCTGCGCCGCAATCTGGGCATTGGCAGCGAAGAGTTTCTTGGAACCTTTACCACCATGCGTTCCTTTCCCGACACGGGCTTTCCCCTGCCCATGCTGCGCATGCTTGACGGCCCGGACGAACCCTGCCCCTTTGTGACCCCCGCGGGCTGCTCAGTGTACGAAGACAGGCCCGGCGCTTGCCGTTACTACCCCTTGGGGCGCGGCACAAAGATGGCGACAGACGGCGTTTCGGAACGCTTCTTTGTGGTGCGCGAGCCGCACTGCCTTGGCTTTGACAAAGGTACCGTGCGTACCCCCCATCAGTGGCTGGAAAATGAGGAACTAAAACCCTTCAACACTTCCAACGACCGCTATATGCGCCTCATGGCCATGGTGCGGGCAACGGGTCAACCACTTGAACCCCGACTGGTAACTATGATAGTGCTGTGTCTGTTTCAGATCGACAAGTTCCGTGAGCTTATCACAAACATGCGTGTATTCTCGCATGTGGACATAAGCGATCAGCGCAAGGCCGCCATCATGGAAGACAGCCAGCAGGGCGATGAAGCCGCTCTTGATTTCGGGCTGGACTGGATGGAACTTGTCATCTTTGGTCAGAGCCAGGGCCTGGCCAGAAAATAGATTGTTTTGAATTTCACAAATACGGCGAAAAAGCGCCCCCCACAGTAATGCGAGGGAGCGCTTTTTCATATCTTGCCGAGGTTATTGAGCATTCCAGCATAGCGAAAAACTGGCGAATTCCGGGACTATTTTTGGAAAGTTTGCAGACCGAGCAGCCTTGCTCGTGATAAATTTCTTTTACAAATTCCGGCTAATATGTCAGAGTGACTGGGTACAGGATATTTTGAGCTGGAGATTGATAAAAAACCAAAGAATTCAAGCATATCTACTGACAGAACCCAGCTGTGTGTGACGCGACGCACGGCATTGCCTTAGACGGTTTGTTTGTATTGGGGCCACGACCTCGGCCATTGGCCGGAACAATCGTATTGGAGGAGAGTATGAGTTTTGGCAGACAGGTGTATGAGTTTCTGCTGAGCAGCTCCCAGGCTTATGCCAAATGGGATTTGGAAGTCTCCACTTCCATTCTCAAAAGCAGGAAAAAGCTGCTCATCTTGTTGGCTCTTGCAGTTCCCATTCTGGCGGGCTGCCTGGCCGAAGCCTATGAGTATCACGAAATGCTGGGCGGCAAAACCGCCTATGCCCCGGCTTTTTACACCAACACCATCTTTTTGGCTTCCATCGCCGTGGGCCTTGCAGCCGGTCTGATCACCGGGTGTATCGGCGCTGGCGGCGGCTTCATCATCACCCCCGCGCTTATGGCTGCGGGCGTGAAAGGTATTTTGGCGGTGGGCACTGACCTGTTCCACATTTTCGCCAAAGCCATCATGGGCACCACGGTGCACAAAAAACTGGGCAACGTTTCCACCAAGCTGGCCATCGCCTTTCTTGTGGGTTCCGGCGTGGGAACAGTCATTGGCGGCGCGATCAACAAAGGGTTGTACAACTCTGACCCGCTGCTTTCCGAACTGTTCATCAGCACCATTTACGCAGTGCTGCTGGGCTTTCTTGGTTTCTATGCCCTCTTTGACTTTTTGAAGAGCTCCCGCGGCGGCGCCGCAGCAAATCAGGACGCGCACGGCGGCAGCGCCGGTATGACAGGCGTTGCCCTGAAGCTTCAGGCTCTGGCCGTGCCGCCCATGATTACCTTTGACGAAGACCTCGTTCCCGGCGGCCGCCGTATTTCCGGCTGGATCGTTGCCGCGGGCGGCGTCATCGTGGGCCTTTTGGCTGCCATCATGGGCGTGGGCGGCGGCTTCGTCACCTTCCCCATGTTCGTGTACATCTTCGGCGTGTCGTCCATGACCACCGTTGGCACCGACATTCTGCAGATCATCTTTACCGCTGGTTTTGCCTCCATCGGCCAGTACGCCATTTACGGCTACGTGTTCTACACGCTGGCAGTCGGCATGCTGCTTGGTTCGCTGCTGGGCATCCAGGTGGGCGCTCTGACCACCAAGGTGGTCAAGGGCATTCACATTCGCGGTTTTTACGCCATCTCCATCATTGCCGGTTTCATCAACCGTGCGGCCACCCTGCCCAAGAAGCTTGTTGAGCTTGAAGTGCTGAACTGGTCGCCCAGCGTGGTGGGCATTATTGAAGACGTGGGCAACGTGATTTTCTGGGTTGTTGTTGCCTTCTTCGGCATCTGGGTATTCAGCAAGTTCTTCTTCAACCTCGGCAAGCTTAGAGGGGAGGCCTGATCATGCTTATTCATGCCAAAGCCCCTTTCTTCCGGGGCAGCTTGATGCTCATTTCGTTTCTGGTTCTGTTTGCCGCCCTGCTCATGCCCATCTTGCGTGACGAGAACGGCAAGCACGTTACCGGCCTTGAATACGCCGATAACGTCTTCAACGAACTTTCCAAGGGGTCATCCTACTTTATCCCTGGCGTTCGTGAAAACCTGAAAAAGGTTGACGGAAAGATCGTGACGGTTACCGTCAAGCTCAAGAAGGCCGCCCTTGCCCCCGTTGCCGCCATGGCCCTGCAAACTGCGGGAGCCACGGATGTCAGCGCCACTGACGGCAAGGTTACCTTTACCGGCGACCTGGGCAAAATCCTCGCCTCCGCCACTGACGATTCCGATGCCCTGTATCACAACGATGCAGACAAGGTTTCGCAGAAATACGGTGGGGAGAATGCCCTTAAAGTGGCCTCCGCATGGTGGTACCTGCTTTCGCCCAGCATCAAGGAACTGCAGAAGCAGCGCCTGATCGCCGAGTCGCAGGTGGTGGACCATGTGCTGCGCCGCGCCATTGAACCGGGCAACAACTTCTACAGCGTGACCGCCGCCAAGGTGTCCGAGCACGTTATGTTGATGGTTGGCATGCTGGTTTTCTACGTGCTTTACACCCTGTGGTACGGCTTTGCCATCTTCGAACTGTTCGAAGGCATTGGCCTTGCCATGACCAAGTCAAAAGTCAAAAAAGAAGGCTAAGGCATAAATCCGGAGACGCACACATCCCCATAGCTCGCGTCTGCTAAAAAATGGGGATATGCCGGCTTGCCTGGTTGGATATTGAAGAAGGCCGTCTCCCTGTGGAAGACGGCCTTCTGAGCGTTGATGCCATCAACGCGACCAGCAATCTGGAGCAGGCTGAGGCTTGCCCGCGCCGTCGCGACAGATTGATGGCTTCTTATTCCCGTTGACAGCCGTCTTCCTGTGGAAGACGGCCTTCTGAGCGTTGATGCCATCAACGCGACCAGCAAGCTGGAGCAGGTCGCGGCTTGCCCGCGTTCCCACCAAACACAACATATGCAACCTGATACCTTTCACAAAAAGTCTGTTACAAGTAACAGCTTAGGCACAATCGGACTGCATATTATACAAGTAAATACCACTAACACATTGACATAATAACAATATTGATATATCTACACAGCTTTACCAACCCATTCAAGGCTGTCCCATGAATTCAGACGCTTCATTCTGCCTCTGGAACTCAAGCTGCCATGAGGCACTGGCCGATGCACAAAACACCGGGGCCAATGTACACCTTGAATGCTGCCTTATCTGGTGCGGCGAAACTGCCTGCATATCTGTGGAGGGTCTGGTACGCGAGGTCAACGGCCGGGAGGCCCAGCTTGTTGTGCGTTCCATGACCATGCAGACCCAGAACCACAAGGCGGTGGTAAACCAGGGCAAATTTTACTTCAGCGTCAAACGGCATATTGCGCAGGATACGACGGCGCGTCTTGGCGTTTACGGTACCGCGCAAATTCTCGAAACAGCTGTCGGGCCCAGTGGCGAAATGCTGTATTTGAGCCTGCGCTTTTCACGCCATGTGACGGTACGGCAGTTGCGCAGCAGCAAGCGGATACCCTGGCGCGCCGAATACAGCCGCATGTCGAGCGTGCTGCTCGCGCCGGAGCGCCCCGACACCACCAACGATTTACGCATCATGCTCGAGGCGTACAGTCAGGTGGCCCCGCCAGCCACCCGCATTCTGGATGTTTCAGAAGGCGGGGCATGCGTCTGCATGCCGGAAGAACTGGCGATGCCCTCCTTCACCTCCGATGCAACCTACCTGTTTTTTCTCCAGCCCAGCGTAATGCCAGTTACTGTGCCTCCCTACGTTTTTCTTGCCAAGCGGGCAGGTTTTGGCAAGGCCCCTGACGCCCAGGGCGTTGCCGTGCGCCTGCGCTTTCAGGAAGAACTGGACTGGAGCGCCCGCCGCGCCCGGCTGCGCTGGCTCAACGTCAAGGGCGGCTCCCCCCGTTTGCGTCAGTGCCTCACCCAATACACCGATGCGTCAAAGGATCAGCAAGACTCCGCCTAAACGCAAGTACTCGTATCATCCCTGCATTTACCACGGCCTCACCCCCTGTGCTTTCTCCCAATCCGGGGTTTATGGCCCTAAAATTGCATTCATTATGGCAGTATTGCCGCCATGCGGAAAATTTGACCCATGCAGGTCATCAACATAAAGGATACCGCCATGAAAATTTCCGGACTCAACCCCACTCCGGCCTTTGCCTTCCCTGCCATGGAAAAAGATGACAACACAGCTGCCAGCGCGCCTTCCCGCGATGTTGTCAGCCTGAGTGCCCCCAATTTGCTGGCAGATGACGAAGTGGACGGCGTGCTTGACGACACCATGAGCATGATCTCGCAAAATCCCATGGACGCGCTTTCCGTTCACAGCGGCCTGAGCGCCAGCCGCGTCGCCTCCCTGCTGAGCCTGTAGGCTGGCTGATTCTCTGCGGCATGGTTTGACACTATCGCCGCCTTGGGGGTATCACTTTCCGTCTACGTCGGCGCATATTCTTTTTTTGGTCCGGCGTTTTTTACCGAAGCCAGCACAGAGGTAAGGGTGATGACGGATATTGACCGCCAAATGGCCACCATCAAGCGCGGCATGGCCGAGCTGATTGACGAGAACGAACTGCGCAAAAAGATAGCGCGCGGCAAGCCGCTGCGCATCAAGGTGGGCTTTGACCCCACCGCTCCTGACCTGCACCTCGGGCATACGGTTGTTATGCACAAGATGCGTCATTTTCAGGAACTGGGGCACCATGTCATCTTTCTTATCGGCGACTTTACGGGCCGCATAGGCGACCCTTCCGGCCGCTCGGAAACCCGGCCCCCCCTCACTGAAGAGCAGGTTCTTGCCAACGCGGAAACCTACAAAAAGCAGGTTTTCAAGATTCTTGATCCACAGAAGACCGAGGTTGCCTTCAACTCGGCCTGGCTGGGCAAGATGGACGCCACGGGCTTTATCAAGCTGGCTTCCAGCTATACCGTTGCCCGCATGATGGAACGCGATGATTTTGAAAAGCGTTTCCGTGAGCAGCGTCCCATATCCATCCACGAATTCCTGTATCCGCTGTGTCAGGGTTATGACTCCGTCGCCCTCAAGAGCGATGTGGAAATGGGCGGCACTGACCAGAAGTTCAACCTGCTGGTGGGCCGCACCCTCCAGGCGCACTACGGCATAGAAAGCCAGTGCATCCTGACCCTGCCCCTGCTCGAAGGCACCGATGGCGTGCGCAAGATGTCAAAATCTTACGGTAACTACATTGGTATTGACGAAGCGCCTTCCCAGATTTTCGGCAAGGTCATGGCCATCTCTGATGAGCTTATGTGGCGCTACTATGAGCTGCTCTCGGCCAAAAGCCTTGAAGACATTGCAGCCCTCAAGGCTTCCGTGGCCAGCGGCGAGCTGCACCCCAAGGCCGCCAAGGAAAATCTTGCCCACGAGATGGTGGCACGCTACCACAGCGAAAAAGATGCCGATGAAGCAAAGCAGGGCTTTAATGCCGTTTTTGCTGGCGGCGGCGTGCCGGACGACATGCCCGAGCACCAGTGCGCCTGCGGCGAAGACAGCACTCCCCCGTTTTTTCTTGAGGCCGCAGGCCTTGTTAAAAGCCGTGGCGAAGCCAAACGCCTGATGAAAGAAGGCGCGCTCTCCATTGATGGAGAACGCTGCGAAGACGCCATCACCCCGCTTGCAGCCGGGGAATACGTGGTCAAACTCGGCAAAAAGCGCTTTCTCAAGCTGAAGGTGCGCTAAGACGCAATCCCTCTGAATACTTGAAGAAACGCCCTTGCGCGGCAGGTCTGCACCTGCCGCGCAAGGGCGTTCTTTTTATGCGCCAAAACCCTGACCCTCCGAATTATCCACGGCAGGCGGCAACAAATTGTCCGCAAGGCATACGCGATTTCGGCCACTGTTCTTGGCCCGGTAGAGGGCAAGGTCTGCCCTCTTCACCATGTCTTCCAGGGGATTTTCCACATCTGCCTGTAAATCCGCCAGACCAATGCTGACTGTAAAGCGAATGTCCTTTTCGTTGTGCCACACGACCATTTCTTCCACGCGCCTGCGCAACCGCTCCGCAATGGCTTCTGCCTGCTCGGGCACAACACTGGCCAGAAGAATGCCAAATTCTTCCCCGCCAAGGCGTCCCACATGGTCAGAGGTACGCATGGTGTCATGCAGCAGGGCGCCAAGCGCTTTCAGCACGGCATCGCCCGTATCATGCCCGAAAGTATCGTTGATCTTTTTGAAATGGTCGATATCGAGCATGAAGAAGACCATGTTCAGGCCGTAGCGCTTGGCCCTTTCAATCTCGAACTGAATCTTTTCCAGCAGATTCCTGCGGTTGTTCAAGCCCGTAAGCGCGTCTGTGGTCGCCAGCGAGTACAGGTCTTCAATGCGTTTTTCCAGGCTTTGCTGTGTCTGCTTGAGTTCTGTAATGTCAGAGGCAATAACAAAAAAACCTCGCACCTCCCGTCCATCCATATCCGGTATGTAGCGGGACAGCACATAGCCTGTTGAACCGTCGGCCCTGGCCCTTTCCTGTTCAAAATTCTGCGGTTCGCCGCGCAGGGTCGCATCAATGAGGGGGGCGCATTTGGCAAGCAGCTCCTCGCCCAACAGGGATTGCAAATCAATGCCGATGATCTCCTCCTCACCTTTGCCAAACCATGCCCTGTACATTTTATTGGCGTAATGGCACCGCCGCTCCGCATCCCAGTAGGATACCATGATGGGCGCGTGGTCCATCAGGATACTGATGAACTTGTCGCGCGAGCGCATGGCGCTTTGCAGTTTTTCTGTGGAAAGTTCAGAACGGCGACGGCGGCGCGCTTCTATCATCAGGAGTAAAGTCGAAAGCACTGCCGCGGCCAGCCATATCAACACCTGAATGAGCAGGTCGCTATGCCAGTGGGCATAACTGTTCTCGCTGCTGATGATTGTTCCCACCACCAGGGGGCCGCCCGCCAGAAAGGGCGCTGCCGCCTGCTGCAAGGTGAGCATGGACCGCGCGCCATCAGCCCGCAGGGACTGGGTGTGCAACGCTGCCGCATCGGGTGCCATGTTTGCAATACTCTCCGCCAAAAGGGCATTTTCAGCGTTGCCCAGGTTGGCAAAGGGCAGCAAAGGGCGGCCAGAGGCTGTATATACGGCAACTTTGGCATCTGCGCGGTTGAACGCATACGCCAGTTTGTATCCCCAGAATTCTGGTTTCAAGGCAATGCTTACAGATACGGATGGAAGCCCGTCCTTTGCTGTGGAACGGGAGAAAAGGGCTGTGGACGCAGAAGAAATTGCGCCAGTGGAGGCCCGTGGTGCACCGTTGAGCTCGACAGCAATGGCGGCGACAAGGGGGTTATCCCGCACCAGACCTTGCAGTTGGTCGGCAAGCTGGCCTTCGTCCCGCTGGGCCATGACAGCGTTTTCCACCGTGTCCAGCAGATGGGTGATGCCGCCCACTTCCATTTTGACAATATTGACGGCAATGCTGCTTTCAGAGAGCAGCAGACGCAGCTCATTTTCCTGGAGCTGGAAATAACCATCCACCACGTTGGCGCACAGGACGCCAGCAAGCACGACCAGCCAGACACTGTGGATGGCCCAGTGTGACCGGGAAGCCAGCGTTCTGAAAAAGGCCGTGATGCTCATGGCAAAACTCGGCAGGTAAATATGTTTATTGCATGATACTACCGCTATTGCGGGCAGGCAAGGAGCGACCCGCCCCATCCCGCAGAGTTCTTTTATTTTTTTCTCTTTTCTCCTACCATGCTGCAACGGAGGTCGTATGCAGAAACTTTATGTCGCCATGGTCGGTCTGCCCGCAAGGGGAAAATCCACTCTGGCAAAGCGCATCCGCGATGGGCTTGTGACCGAGGGCATTGCCGCAAAGCTGTTCAATAACGGCGACATGCGCCGGGCGCTCATTGGCGCGGAATCCACCGACCCCAATTTTTACGATCCCAACAACAAGCTGGGACGTGAAGCGCGCGAAATGATCTGCATGCGCAACATGGAGATTGCCCGCGAATGGCTGGCCAAAGACGGCGAGGTGGCCATTCTTGACGCCACCAACGTCAGCCGCGCACGCAGGCACCTCATAGAAACCACGCTCACCGACTACCCGGTACTCTTTGTGGAATGCGTCAACGAAGACCAACTGCTGCTCAATGCCTGCATACGCCGCAAGACCACCCTGCCGGAATACGCCTCGTATACAGAAGAAGAGGCCCTTGCCAGCTTCATGAAGCGCATCAGCTACTATGAAACCATCTACGAGCCATTGCAGGACGAAAAATACTGGCTGCGCGTTGATTCCACAGCCAACCGCATTCTGGACGAGCGCCCCTGCGAAAGTTCACCCTACTATCCCGCTATCCGCGAGATGGTTGTCAGCGTGTGGATTCAGTGCCTGTATCTGGCGCGCCATGGGCAGACGGAATTCAACCTGCGGGGGCGCATCGGCGGCGACCCGCCGCTCACAGCCACGGGCCGCGCCCAGGCGCTTGCGCTTGCCGCCCACCTGCGCGACAAGCCCATTGAGTGGGTGTTTACCTCCACGCGCATACGCTCGCACGAAACGGCAACACCGTTGCTGACCGAACGGCCAGAAGCGCATGCCATGGCCTTTAAGGAATTTGACGAAATCTGGGCGGGCGATTGCGAGGGCATGCTCTACAGTGAAATCCGCGAACGCATGCCCGAGGTCACCCAAGGCCGCAACGCCTGCAAGTACACCTACACCTACCCCAATGGAGAAAGCTACGCCCTGCTGCGCGAGCGGGTACAACGCGGTTTGCGGCGGGCGCTTTTTCTGGCTGGGGATGCACCCCTGATCATTGTGGGGCATCAGGCCATCAACCGGGTGCTGCTTTCGCTCTTTCTCCGGCAGCGCAACGAAGACGTGCCCTTTATCTACATTCCGCAAAACCAGTACTACCACATCAGCCTGACCCCGCGCCGCAAGGTCTTTGAACGCGTGCCCTATGACGGCGGGCGGGGGGCCAGCCTGCTGGCTGAATAAAAAAGGGCTGCGCCCCGATCTGCCCGCGCGTCCATCAAACGCAGGCAGACAGGGGCGCAGCCCGTGGACAGCCTGTTACGCGAGGCGCGATGTTACGTAGTTACGCACCGCGCCCTGCTCTTATTCAGCATTCAAGGCAACCGGCCAGGCGGTTGAAAACCGTCGGTTCCGCATGCCCCACCTGCACATCCAGCACATCGTGCAGCTTGCGCACCTGCTTTACAATCTGCTCCATACGCCCATCGTCCTTGACCACCAGCCACATGCGGCAGGTATCGCCGTCTGCTTCCGGCGTGACAAGCACGCCCTCAAGGTTGTAGGCGCGGCCAGCAAAGAGGCCGCACACGTGCGAAAGCACACCGGGATGATTGTTGACGCTCAAGTGCAAAGTTGTAAGCGCGCTCGTCACGGAACCGTTCATGCGTTAACCCCCTCTATCATCTGACTGTTTGCCGCTCCTGGCGGCACCATGGGAAAAACCTTTTCTTCTGCGCTCATGCGCACTTCAAGCAGGCATGGGCCGGGCGTGCCCAAGGCCTTTTCCAGCACGGCCCTTGGGTCGCGCTCGTTGTTAAGGCAGATGGCCGGCATGCCAAAGCCCTGGGCAATGCGCACAAAGTCCGTGCCTGCCGTAAAGGTCGAGCCGAACAGCCGCCCTCCAAAGAACAGATCCTGCTGTTGCTGCACCAGCCCCAGTCCATCGTTGTTGCACAGGATAATCTTGACGTTGGCCTGATTTTCAACAGCCGTGGCCATTTCCTGAATATTCATGAGCAGGCTGCCATCGCCGGAAAAACAGACCACGGTTTCCTCCGGCTTTGCCAGCGCAGCGCCTATGGCGGCAGGCAGGCCAAAACCCATTGTTCCCAGCCCGCCGGATGTGAGCCACTGCCGGGGCTGCATCATGGGGTAGGCCTGGGCCACGCGCATCTGGTGCTGGCCCACGTCTGTGCTCACAATGCCCTTGCCGTGCAGGGCGTCCGCCACGTGCCTGATGATGCCGTAGGGCGAACAGACCTCATCCGTGCGGTCAAAACGCAGGCCGTGCTCCGCCTTGCATGCTGCCACGCGCTCAAGCCACGGCTCGTGGTCGGTCTTGCGCAACAGGGGCAGCAGGGCCGTGAGAGCCTCTGCCGCGTCCGCTGTAATGCCCACCTGCGGAATGCGCAGCTTGCCCACCTCGCAGGCATCAATATCGATGTGGACAAGGCCCGTCTTGGGGCAAAATCCGTCCAGCCTGCCCGTGGCGCGGTCGCCAAGGCGAGCGCCCACAACCATGAGCAGGTCGCATTCGTCTACCAGCATGTTGGAGGCGCGCGCTCCGTGCATACCCAGCATGCCCACGGCCAGCTCATGCCCATGCGGCACCGTGCCCAGCCCGCGCAGGGACATGACGGCGGGGATGCGGCGAGCCTCCATAAAGGAAACCACCGCCGCCGAGGCCTCGGGAGAAGACGTGCCGCCGCCCAGCAACAACAGGGGGCGCTTTGCGGCGTTCATCATTTCCGCCGCGCGGGCAAGGGCCTGCGGGTCTGGCTGCGGCATGGGCGCGGGGGTTCCGGCGGCGGGCAGATCCTGCAATTCAGCAACAGCCACCTGCACGTCACGCGGGATGTCCACCAGCACAGGGCCGGGGCGGTCGCCAGCGGCAATGGCAAAGGCCTCGGGAATCACGCGCAGCAGTTCGTCAATGGAGCGCACAATAAAGTTGTGTTTGGTGGCGGGAATGGACATGCCGTAGATGTCCACTTCCTGAAAGGCATCGGTACCGATCATGCTCAGGGGCACCTGCCCGGTGATGCAGACCAGCGGCACGGAGTCCATGCGCGCATCGGCGAGCGCCGTGAGCGTATTGGTAGCACCGGGGCCGGAAGTGGCAAAGATAACGCCGGGACGGCCCGTAACCCTCGCCATGCCCTGCGCTATAAAGCCTGCGCCCTGTTCATGACGGGCAAGGATATGCCGGATGGTTCCACTGCGCCCGAGGGCATCGTAGAGAGGAAGATTGAAACCGCCCGGGATGCCCGCAATGTGCGTGACACCCTGGTTCTCCAGCAGGCGGATGGTGAGTTCTGCTCCCGTAAGACGTAACATCGCCGCAAGACTCCTTTTCGATGGTGAGGCTTGTCGGCGGCGGTGCGGACTAAAAAACCCCGCCGACTCGCGCCGGCGGGGTTTGCAATACTACCTTGGATCTTCCCTGCTCAGAACGCGCGCAAAGTGTGACACCGTACTACTACGGCGCACATAATGGATAGCAGCGCTACGTGGCGGAAAGAAGATTGTGTGTTCATGCTCATGTTTGAGACCCTACGCTGGCACCCGGCAAGATGTCAACATATCAGACCAGTGCGGACCAATAATTTTATTTTTTGCGCTTTCTGCCATCGGTATGCGGCAGCAGCAGCTTGACCGCGCGCACCTCGTCAATACGGCGACGATCCATGCGTGTTATCTCCAGATCCCAGCCCTGATAGCGCAGGCGCGCGCCTTTTTCGGGTATACGGCCCAGGCGCTCCATAATGAGCCCCCCGAGGGTGGCGCTGAACAGACGGCGCGGCAGGCTCACCCCAAGCCAGCTTGCAAAAAGGTCAACGGCAAGACGCCCCGGCAGGACCCAACTGCCGTCAGGCCTGCGGCAAACCTCCGGCCCGGCGGGCATATCGCCCATCTGGCCCGCAAGCACGCTCAGCAGTTCCGCGGGGGTGATGATGCCCACAACACTGCCGTATTCATCCCGCACAAAGGCCAGCGGCGCGGGATTTGTACGAAAATCTTCCAGCAGGGTCGTCAGCGGCGTGTGCTCAAATATGGTGGGCGCGGGGCGCACGTAGGTCTTCAGATCCCACTCGCGGTTGCCTATGCCCTGTTGCTCCTGTTGCAGGATTTCACCGGGGTGCACCACGCCCAGCACTTCGTCCGTATCGCGCCGCTGCACAGGCAGCCATGCAAGGCGCGAGGCAGCCGCAAAACGCGTGACCGTGGCGCGGTCGGCATTGCTGTCCAGCCAGTCCACGCGCTGACGCGGAATCATGATAAAACGCGCCGTGCGCCCGCCAAGGCGGATCACACGGGCCACCATGTCCCGCTCCATGGGAGCAAAGAGCTGCCCCCCGGCATCACCAGCCAGCGCCGCCGCCTCAAGCTGGGCCTCGCCGCCGCCGGGTACGCCGCCGCCGAGCAGGTTCAGAATGACCCGCGCCGTGGATTCGCGCATGTCGCGCATGCTGTAGCGCCTGCGGCGGCTGCGCAAGGCCCACTGGTTGCAGGTCTCCACCAGCACGGAAAA
This genomic window contains:
- the ilvB gene encoding acetolactate synthase large subunit → MLRLTGAELTIRLLENQGVTHIAGIPGGFNLPLYDALGRSGTIRHILARHEQGAGFIAQGMARVTGRPGVIFATSGPGATNTLTALADARMDSVPLVCITGQVPLSMIGTDAFQEVDIYGMSIPATKHNFIVRSIDELLRVIPEAFAIAAGDRPGPVLVDIPRDVQVAVAELQDLPAAGTPAPMPQPDPQALARAAEMMNAAKRPLLLLGGGTSSPEASAAVVSFMEARRIPAVMSLRGLGTVPHGHELAVGMLGMHGARASNMLVDECDLLMVVGARLGDRATGRLDGFCPKTGLVHIDIDACEVGKLRIPQVGITADAAEALTALLPLLRKTDHEPWLERVAACKAEHGLRFDRTDEVCSPYGIIRHVADALHGKGIVSTDVGQHQMRVAQAYPMMQPRQWLTSGGLGTMGFGLPAAIGAALAKPEETVVCFSGDGSLLMNIQEMATAVENQANVKIILCNNDGLGLVQQQQDLFFGGRLFGSTFTAGTDFVRIAQGFGMPAICLNNERDPRAVLEKALGTPGPCLLEVRMSAEEKVFPMVPPGAANSQMIEGVNA
- a CDS encoding TerC family protein, which codes for MWDLAWVTDPAAWAGLGTLVLLEVVLGVDNLVFISILVNKLPQEKKRQAFMTGLGLALLMRMVLLAFMARLVALTDPLFTLGGHGYSARDLILMAGGVFLLLKGTMELHDRLEGHAGRFDTSGPQAGYWQVIFQIIILDAVFSLDSIITSVGMVDHVFIMMLAVLAAMVIMVLAAAPLLEFVERHPTVIVLCLGFLLMIGLSLLADGLGYHIPKGYMYAAIGFSVLVETCNQWALRSRRRRYSMRDMRESTARVILNLLGGGVPGGGEAQLEAAALAGDAGGQLFAPMERDMVARVIRLGGRTARFIMIPRQRVDWLDSNADRATVTRFAAASRLAWLPVQRRDTDEVLGVVHPGEILQQEQQGIGNREWDLKTYVRPAPTIFEHTPLTTLLEDFRTNPAPLAFVRDEYGSVVGIITPAELLSVLAGQMGDMPAGPEVCRRPDGSWVLPGRLAVDLFASWLGVSLPRRLFSATLGGLIMERLGRIPEKGARLRYQGWDLEITRMDRRRIDEVRAVKLLLPHTDGRKRKK